In one Pseudomonas sp. SG20056 genomic region, the following are encoded:
- a CDS encoding valine--tRNA ligase translates to MDKTYQPHAIETALYQNWEANNYFAPQGAGEPYTIMIPPPNVTGSLHMGHGFNNSIMDALIRFRRMQGRNTLWQPGTDHAGIATQMVVERQLAADGIGRHDLGREKFLEKVWEWKEQSGGTITRQIRRLGSSVDWSRERFTMDDGLSESVKEAFVRLHKDGLIYRGKRLVNWDTKFHTAISDLEVENHDEKGSLWNLRYPLADGNTTADGKNYLIVATTRPETMLGDSAVAVHPEDERYKALIGTFVELPLVGRRIPIIADDYCDPEFGTGCVKITPAHDFNDYEVGKRHNLPLLNIFDKNAAVLAQVQAFNVDGSVNSQIDCSLPAEYAGLDRFEARKQIVSAFEAAGLLESIDAHALKVPKGDRSGTIIEPWLTDQWYVSTKPLAEKAIAVVESGEIQFVPKQYENMYFSWMRDIQDWCISRQLWWGHRIPAWYDDAGNVYVGRDEAEVRATHNLGDANLRQDEDVLDTWFSSGLWTFSTLGWPQQTAELKTFHPTDVLVTGFDIIFFWVARMIMLSTHLTGQIPFKTVYVHGLVRDGQGQKMSKSKGNVLDPLDIVDGITLDELLEKRTSGMMQPKLAEKIAKQTRAEFPEGIAAYGTDALRFTNLALASTGRDIKFDMGRVEGYRNFCNKIWNAANFVLENTDGQDTGVNGEPVELSSVDRWIISSLQRTEAEVTRQLDAFRFDLAAQALYEFIWDEYCAWYLELVKPVLWDEAAPIERQRGTRRTLIRVLEVALRLAHPFMPFITEEIWQRIKAQAGVSGETIMLQAWPVANESRIDAAAEGDIEWVKQLMLGLRQIRGEMKISMAKRIDIILANASDEDRRRLADNAPLLNKLAKLESVRVLEAGEEAPMSATALVGDMQVLVPMAGLIDKDAELARLDKEIARLSGEVQRVGGKLSNEGFVAKAPAEVLDKERAKLAEAEQALSKMVEQRGKIAAL, encoded by the coding sequence ATGGACAAGACCTACCAGCCGCACGCCATTGAAACCGCCCTGTACCAGAACTGGGAGGCGAACAACTATTTCGCCCCGCAAGGTGCGGGCGAGCCCTACACCATCATGATCCCGCCGCCGAACGTCACCGGCAGCCTGCACATGGGCCATGGTTTCAACAACTCGATCATGGATGCGCTGATTCGTTTCCGCCGCATGCAGGGCCGCAACACACTGTGGCAGCCGGGCACCGACCACGCCGGTATCGCCACCCAGATGGTGGTAGAGCGTCAGTTGGCCGCCGACGGCATTGGCCGCCACGACCTGGGCCGCGAGAAATTCCTGGAAAAAGTCTGGGAGTGGAAGGAGCAGTCCGGCGGCACTATCACCCGGCAGATTCGTCGCCTGGGCAGCTCGGTGGACTGGTCGCGTGAGCGCTTCACCATGGACGACGGCTTGTCCGAATCGGTTAAAGAAGCCTTCGTGCGTCTGCATAAAGACGGCCTGATCTACCGCGGCAAGCGCCTGGTCAACTGGGACACCAAGTTCCACACCGCGATCTCCGACCTCGAAGTGGAAAACCACGACGAGAAAGGCAGCCTGTGGAACCTGCGCTACCCGCTGGCCGACGGCAACACCACCGCCGACGGCAAGAATTACCTGATCGTCGCCACCACTCGCCCGGAAACCATGCTCGGCGACAGCGCCGTGGCCGTGCACCCGGAAGACGAGCGCTATAAAGCCCTGATCGGCACCTTCGTCGAGCTGCCACTGGTTGGCCGTCGTATCCCGATCATCGCCGACGATTACTGCGACCCCGAGTTCGGCACCGGTTGCGTGAAAATCACCCCGGCCCACGACTTCAACGACTATGAAGTCGGCAAGCGCCACAACCTGCCGCTGCTCAACATCTTCGACAAGAACGCCGCCGTGCTCGCACAGGTCCAGGCGTTCAATGTCGATGGCAGCGTCAACAGCCAGATCGACTGCAGCCTGCCGGCCGAATACGCCGGCCTGGATCGTTTCGAGGCGCGCAAGCAGATCGTTTCTGCGTTTGAAGCCGCCGGCCTGCTGGAAAGCATCGACGCCCACGCCCTGAAAGTGCCGAAAGGCGACCGCTCCGGCACCATCATCGAGCCGTGGCTGACCGACCAGTGGTACGTCAGCACCAAGCCGCTGGCCGAAAAAGCCATCGCCGTGGTCGAGAGCGGTGAAATCCAGTTTGTGCCCAAGCAGTACGAAAACATGTACTTCAGCTGGATGCGTGATATCCAGGACTGGTGCATCAGCCGTCAGCTGTGGTGGGGCCACCGTATTCCAGCCTGGTACGACGATGCCGGCAACGTCTATGTCGGCCGCGACGAGGCAGAAGTACGCGCTACACACAACCTCGGCGACGCCAACCTGCGCCAAGACGAAGACGTGCTGGACACCTGGTTCAGCTCCGGCCTGTGGACTTTCTCCACCCTCGGCTGGCCGCAGCAGACCGCGGAACTCAAGACCTTCCACCCTACCGACGTGCTGGTCACCGGCTTCGATATCATCTTCTTCTGGGTCGCCCGGATGATCATGCTGTCGACCCACCTGACCGGGCAGATCCCGTTCAAGACCGTGTACGTGCACGGCCTAGTGCGCGATGGCCAGGGCCAGAAGATGTCCAAGTCCAAGGGCAACGTGCTCGACCCGCTGGATATCGTCGATGGCATTACCCTGGATGAGCTGCTGGAAAAACGCACCAGCGGCATGATGCAGCCAAAGCTGGCCGAGAAGATTGCCAAGCAGACCCGCGCCGAGTTCCCCGAGGGCATTGCCGCCTACGGCACCGACGCCCTGCGCTTCACCAACCTGGCGCTGGCTTCCACCGGGCGTGACATCAAGTTTGATATGGGTCGCGTCGAGGGTTACCGCAACTTCTGCAACAAGATCTGGAACGCCGCCAACTTCGTACTGGAAAACACCGACGGCCAGGACACGGGCGTCAATGGCGAGCCGGTCGAGCTGTCCTCGGTGGACCGCTGGATCATCTCATCCCTGCAGCGCACCGAAGCCGAAGTGACCCGCCAGCTCGACGCCTTCCGCTTCGACCTGGCCGCGCAAGCGCTCTACGAGTTTATCTGGGACGAGTACTGCGCCTGGTACCTTGAGCTGGTCAAGCCAGTGCTGTGGGACGAAGCCGCGCCAATCGAACGCCAGCGCGGCACCCGCCGCACGCTGATCCGCGTGCTGGAAGTGGCGCTGCGTCTGGCCCATCCGTTTATGCCGTTTATCACCGAAGAAATCTGGCAGCGCATCAAGGCCCAGGCTGGCGTCAGTGGTGAAACCATCATGCTGCAAGCCTGGCCGGTGGCCAATGAAAGCCGCATCGATGCCGCCGCCGAAGGCGATATCGAGTGGGTCAAGCAGCTGATGCTCGGCCTGCGGCAGATCCGTGGCGAGATGAAAATCTCCATGGCCAAGCGCATCGACATCATCCTGGCCAACGCCAGTGACGAAGATCGCCGCCGCCTGGCCGACAACGCGCCGCTGCTGAACAAGCTGGCCAAGCTGGAATCGGTACGCGTGCTGGAAGCCGGTGAAGAAGCGCCGATGTCCGCCACCGCTCTGGTTGGCGATATGCAGGTGCTGGTGCCGATGGCCGGGCTGATCGACAAGGACGCAGAACTGGCGCGCCTGGATAAAGAGATCGCCCGTCTCTCCGGTGAAGTGCAGCGCGTCGGCGGCAAGCTGAGCAACGAAGGCTTCGTCGCCAAGGCGCCGGCCGAAGTGCTCGATAAAGAGCGCGCCAAGCTGGCTGAAGCTGAGCAAGCCCTGAGCAAGATGGTTGAGCAGCGCGGCAAGATCGCCGCACTCTGA
- the nhaC gene encoding Na+/H+ antiporter NhaC, with amino-acid sequence MTDTRSPSLLDALLPIGVLVLLLGLSVYLYGDSSSSGPNQIALMSAAFVAGLVGLKNGLQWAQIEEGILAGIHMAMKANLILLAVGALIGTWILAGTVPTMIWLGLKLISAEYFYVTSCLICALTALSIGSSWTVAGTLGIGLMGVAAGLGLDPAITAGAIISGAYFGDKLSPLSDTTNLAPAAAGADLFAHIRLMLRTTVPVLGIALVLFFILGQQANGSHDTARIAEVLQALESQFSLGWHLLLPVVLLLFLAMRQWAAFPAVFVAALLGGVFAVIFQPEVMARLADPAAGSLAPLKTVWTALFAGYESSSGNPALDGLLSKGGMASMLTTVWLIICAMCFGGVLEKLGLLQRLLQSTLHLAKSTSSLIASTIATTIGTNIITADQYIALVLPGRMYRAEYEKRGLAPVNLSRALEDGGTLTSVLVPWNTCGAYMAATLGVATLSYLPYCFFNLLMPLLAITLAFIFPPQAVMPAQAERDDLSQA; translated from the coding sequence ATGACTGATACACGCTCCCCTTCCCTGCTCGATGCCCTGCTGCCGATTGGCGTGCTGGTTTTGCTGCTGGGCCTTTCCGTTTACCTGTACGGCGACAGCTCCTCCAGCGGACCGAACCAGATCGCGCTGATGAGCGCCGCCTTTGTCGCTGGCCTGGTCGGTCTGAAGAATGGCCTGCAGTGGGCGCAGATCGAGGAAGGCATCCTCGCCGGCATCCATATGGCGATGAAGGCCAACCTGATTCTGCTGGCGGTCGGTGCGCTGATCGGTACCTGGATTCTCGCAGGCACCGTGCCGACCATGATCTGGCTGGGCCTCAAGCTGATCTCGGCGGAATACTTCTACGTCACCAGCTGCCTGATCTGCGCCCTTACCGCACTGTCCATCGGCAGCTCCTGGACCGTGGCCGGCACCCTCGGCATCGGCCTGATGGGCGTGGCGGCGGGCCTGGGCCTGGACCCGGCGATTACCGCCGGGGCGATCATTTCCGGCGCCTACTTCGGCGACAAGCTCTCGCCGCTGTCAGACACCACCAACCTGGCGCCTGCCGCAGCTGGGGCTGATCTGTTTGCGCATATCCGCCTGATGCTACGCACCACGGTGCCGGTGCTGGGCATTGCCCTGGTGCTGTTCTTTATCCTCGGCCAGCAGGCGAACGGCAGCCATGACACCGCACGCATCGCCGAAGTGCTGCAGGCGCTGGAAAGCCAGTTCAGCCTGGGCTGGCACCTGCTGCTGCCGGTAGTCCTGCTGCTGTTTCTCGCAATGCGCCAGTGGGCGGCCTTTCCGGCGGTGTTTGTCGCCGCACTGCTCGGCGGCGTGTTCGCTGTGATCTTTCAGCCCGAGGTGATGGCGCGCCTGGCTGACCCTGCGGCCGGCAGCCTGGCGCCGCTGAAAACCGTGTGGACCGCGCTGTTCGCCGGTTATGAATCCAGCAGCGGTAACCCGGCGCTGGACGGCCTGCTGTCCAAGGGCGGTATGGCCAGCATGCTCACCACGGTGTGGCTGATCATCTGCGCCATGTGCTTTGGCGGCGTACTGGAAAAGCTCGGCCTACTCCAGCGCCTGCTGCAAAGCACCCTGCACCTGGCGAAAAGCACCAGCAGCCTGATCGCCAGCACCATTGCCACCACCATCGGCACCAATATCATCACCGCCGACCAGTACATCGCCCTGGTCCTGCCGGGCCGCATGTACCGCGCCGAGTACGAAAAACGCGGGCTGGCACCGGTCAACCTGTCGCGCGCCCTGGAAGACGGCGGCACCCTGACCTCGGTACTGGTGCCGTGGAACACTTGCGGCGCCTATATGGCCGCGACCCTCGGCGTGGCGACCCTGAGTTACCTGCCGTACTGCTTCTTCAATCTGCTGATGCCACTACTGGCCATCACCCTGGCCTTTATCTTCCCACCGCAGGCCGTCATGCCTGCCCAGGCCGAACGCGACGACCTGTCGCAGGCCTGA